In Carya illinoinensis cultivar Pawnee chromosome 7, C.illinoinensisPawnee_v1, whole genome shotgun sequence, the following are encoded in one genomic region:
- the LOC122316252 gene encoding uncharacterized protein LOC122316252, which produces MKCLGGLSNDIFTKLLEFVNELLPPGASLPKNTYEVKKYMNELGLGYKKILVCPNGCMLFWKDNENLETCVVCGVSKWKQKESMDDRSRKGKRSPAKILRWFPLKTRLQRLFISSKTSSQMKWHAIGRNNDGVLRHPTDGMAWKTFDSQHDDFASDPRNVRLGLSADGFNPFGNMSISYSTCPVMLVPYNLPPWMCMKRSSFMLSLIIPGPSPPSMNIDVYLEPLISELKELWEVGAPTYDVCSKEIFTMRAALMWTINDFPAYGDLSGWSTKGRLICPCCMGNTQSRLLKHGKKFSYMGHRRFLPSDHRWRMMAKTFDDNLLHHNLDVMHIEKNVVDNIVGTLLNIDTKSKDGIKVRLDLQELGLRPQRHLVITAAEKTYLPPSIFTMSNKEKEDLLKVIQNVKVSDGYSSNISRCVKLQHRIIVGMKSYDYHILMQQLLPIALHGSLPKKVIEPLIKLSGFFKGICYKTLRLEDLDQLEFRIPYILCQLEMIFPPSFFRVMVHLTIHLVAECKLGGPVHYR; this is translated from the exons atgaaatgtttgGGTGGATTGAGTAATGACATATTCACAAAACTGCTTGAATTTGTGAATGAGTTGCTCCCACCAGGAGCATCGTTGCCTAAAAATACGTACGAGGTGAAGAAGTACATGAATGAGTTAGGTCTTGGATACAAGAAAATCTTAGTATGTCCCAATGGttgtatgttattttggaaggacaatGAGAATCTGGAAACATGCGTGGTATGTGGAGTGTCAAAATGGAAGCAAAAAGAGTCTATGGATGATAGGtctagaaaagggaaaagaagtcCAGCGAAAATATTACGATGGTTTCCGTTAAAGACAAGGTTAcaaaggctttttatatcatcgAAAACTTCTTCACAAATGAAATGGCATGCTATAGGCCGCAATAATGATGGGGTACTAAGGCATCCAACAGATGGCATGGCTTGGAAGACGTTTGATTCACAACATGATGATTTTGCCTCTGACCCccgcaatgttaggcttggtttATCTGCAGATGGCTTTAATCCTTTTGGTAACATGAGCATTTCCTATAGTACCTGTCCGGTTATGTTGGTACCTTATAATTTACCTCCTTGGATGTGCATGAAACGATCAAGTTTCATGCTATCGTTGATTATACCGGGACCATCACCACCTTCAATGAATATAGATGTATACTTAGAGCCTCTAATATCAGAATTAAAAGAATTATGGGAGGTTGGAGCACCAACCTATGATGTTTGCTCCAAAGAGATCTTTACAATGCGTGCAGctttaatgtggacgataaatgattttcctgcGTATGGTGATTTGTCTGGGTGGAGTACGAAAGGTCGTTTAATATGTCCTTGTTGTATGGGTAACACACAATCTAGATTGctgaaacatggaaaaaagtTTTCTTATATGGGGCATAGACGATTCTTGCCAAGTGATCATAGGtggagaatgatggcaaaaacaTTTGATG ATAATTTATTGCATCATAATCTTGATGTGATGCACATCgaaaaaaatgtggtggataataTTGTTGGCACACtattaaatattgatacaaaatcaaaagatgGCATAAAGGTACGACTTGACTTACAAGAGTTGGGTTTGAGACCACAACGTCATCTAGTTATAACAGCTGCAGAGAAGACATATTTGCCTCCATCTATTTTCACAATGAgtaacaaagagaaagaagacttattgaaggttatacaaaatgtaaaagtaTCAGACGGTTATTCTTCAAATATTTCACGTTGTGTCAAGCTTCAACACCGTATTATAGTGGGCATGAAGAGTTATGATTACCATATATTGATGCAACAACTCCTGCCAATTGCATTACATGGGTCATTACCTAAGAAGGTGATAGAACCATTAATCAAGCTATCTGGATTCTTCAAGGGAATTTGTTACAAAACGTTGCGGCTCGAAGATTTGGACCAATTGGAATTTAGAATACCTTACATATTGTgccaattagaaatgatatttccacCATCATTTTTCAGGGTTATGGTGCACTTGACCATACATTTAGTTGCAGAATGTAAGCTTGGAGGACCTGTTCATTATCGATGA